In Lentibacillus amyloliquefaciens, one DNA window encodes the following:
- a CDS encoding YczE/YyaS/YitT family protein, with protein MAQGFRWFVYIIGILIFSLGITITVNMQHLGIHPWDVLNVALFDIVGLSIGSWAIIISFVLIIISWILDKSYIKIGTFLNAVLIGVFVDMYMWLDFLPEAMNSWLDVAIIIAGIIVMGLGGGIYNSAGVGSGPRDGFMLSISDKTGASIGKVRIIVESGILVIGLILGGPVFIFTFIFTFIQSPIFEYTYLKMRKFVEWVSRPRMERYSSDSGHIG; from the coding sequence ATGGCTCAAGGCTTCAGATGGTTTGTTTATATTATCGGGATATTGATTTTCAGTCTGGGAATCACCATTACGGTTAATATGCAGCATCTGGGGATTCACCCTTGGGATGTACTGAACGTGGCTTTATTTGATATCGTCGGGTTGTCAATCGGTTCCTGGGCGATTATTATTTCCTTTGTGCTGATTATCATATCGTGGATTCTTGATAAATCATACATTAAAATCGGCACATTTCTGAACGCTGTGCTGATTGGCGTGTTTGTCGATATGTACATGTGGCTCGATTTTCTCCCTGAAGCAATGAACAGCTGGTTGGACGTTGCCATTATTATTGCCGGTATTATTGTGATGGGACTGGGCGGAGGCATTTATAATTCGGCTGGTGTCGGTTCGGGACCGCGTGACGGATTTATGTTATCGATTTCTGATAAAACCGGCGCTTCAATCGGTAAAGTTCGCATCATTGTTGAAAGCGGCATTTTGGTAATCGGGCTGATATTGGGCGGACCGGTATTCATCTTCACGTTTATTTTTACATTTATCCAAAGCCCGATTTTTGAATATACCTATCTGAAAATGCGAAAATTTGTTGAATGGGTGTCCCGGCCGCGAATGGAACGCTACAGCTCAGACTCCGGTCATATCGGCTAG